In Elaeis guineensis isolate ETL-2024a chromosome 1, EG11, whole genome shotgun sequence, a genomic segment contains:
- the LOC105039233 gene encoding LOW QUALITY PROTEIN: protein SMAX1-like (The sequence of the model RefSeq protein was modified relative to this genomic sequence to represent the inferred CDS: deleted 2 bases in 1 codon) — translation MRAALSTIQQTLTPEAAGVLTHSITEAARRNHGQTTPLHVAATLLAAPSGLLRQACVRSHPHSSHPLQCRALELCFSVALDRLPTSSSSSSSNPNPTRDNSTNSNAPTNSSSGVAEPPISNALMAALKRAQAHQRRGCPEQQQQPLLAVKVELEQLVISILDDPSVSRVMREASFSSTAVKATIEQSLASSSPSSSSSSAAPSTTNSPSAASALGINLAHRPPARNLYINPRLHQHQANAAAGGGADLHRREGVNRVMDILMRSKKRNPVLVGDSDPDAVMREVLQRIESSDAPPPLRAAQVISLHKESTVVADRSQIPSRIRELGSLIEARIAGGHSMVLNLGDLKWLVECPPGVGASLGPAPAQPQPIISEGGRAAVVEMGRLLKSFGEGGRLWLVGTASCATYLRCQVYHPTMENDWDLQAVPIAPRSPLPCMFPRPGGNGILSSSVETLAPMKGFAAAIPPRRPPESTDPSRRTILCQQCMESYERELAKLVAKEFEKSSSKPDAHQTLPQWLQLAKLSNGGSARYTTDHVQPQEQDSMWKQSTGELLKKWRDTCSLHSNFQPPVLLGSERPPAPALSMPVLSNSSMLTPRPPSEPKSTLSGSLPRLQMNSNQSNITRTASPAQSMSPPASPVKTDLVLGQSKDNSLEKTHKELAKDLTGCAQDGFSDQQKAKIAGISDVDSFKRLFKGLIDKVSWQPEAASTVATAVMQCKSGNGKRRSFGPKGDTWLLFIGPDKAGKRKMATAVSELVFGTSPVTVNFGGIIPRSDGDDGETTTNSRGRTSLDRVVEAIRGNPFSVVVLEDIDRADGLVHGSIKRAMERGRLPDSYGREVSLGNVIFILTANWLPEELSLVRNEKRELDPGNGGCQLELSIGDSPRKRRPDWLSDDDRNVKPRKESSGGTGLSLDLNLAAGADNDVGEGSRNSSDLTVEREIEKRRLAVRCSTSSSAASELMELVDDAVVFKPVESGNLRRKVIESISPKFAAVVGGGRSILIDDDADSIG, via the exons ATGAGGGCGGCGCTGAGCACAATCCAGCAGACTCTGACGCCGGAGGCGGCGGGCGTGCTGACGCACTCGATCACGGAGGCGGCGCGGCGGAACCACGGGCAGACAACCCCTCTCCACGTCGCTGCCACCCTCCTGGCGGCCCCTTCCGGCCTCCTCCGCCAGGCCTGCGTCCGCTCCCATCCGCACTCCTCCCACCCTCTCCAGTGCCGTGCCCTCGAGCTCTGCTTCTCCGTCGCCCTCGACCGCCTCCccacctcctcttcctcttcctcttccaacCCCAATCCCACCAGGGATAATTCCACCAATTCCAATGCCCCCACCAATTCCTCCTCCGGCGTCGCTGAGCCCCCCATCTCCAACGCCCTCATGGCCGCCCTCAAGCGCGCCCAGGCCCACCAGCGCCGCGGCTGCCcggagcagcagcagcagccgctacTCGCCGTCAAGGTCGAGCTGGAGCAGCTCGTCATATCCATCCTCGACGACCCCTCCGTCAGCCGCGTCATGCGCGAGGCCAGCTTCTCCAGCACCGCCGTCAAGGCTACCATCGAGCAGTCACTCGCCTcctcttccccctcctcctcctcctcctccgccgcccCTTCCACCACCAATTCCCCCTCCGCCGCCTCCGCTCTCGGCATCAATCTAGCCCACCGACCCCCCGCCCGGAACCTCTACATCAACCCCCGCCTCCACCAGCACCAAGCCAACGCCGCCGCTGGTGGCGGCGCAGACCTGCACCGGAGGGAGGGGGTGAACCGGGTGATGGACATACTGATGAGATCCAAGAAGAGAAACCCGGTCCTCGTCGGCGACTCCGACCCGGACGCCGTCATGCGAGAGGTCCTGCAGAGGATCGAGTCCAGCGACGCCCCGCCGCCCCTCCGGGCCGCCCAAGTAATCTCCTTGCACAAGGAATCCACGGTGGTCGCCGACCGGTCCCAAATTCCATCGAGGATCAGAGAATTGGGTAGCTTGATCGAGGCCCGGATCGCCGGCGGCCACAGCATGGTTCTCAATCTCGGTGATCTAAAATGGCTCGTGGAGTGCCCTCCCGGCGTCGGGGCTTCCTTGGGTCCAGCACCAGCACAGCCACAGCCGATCATCTCGGAGGGGGGCCGGGCAGCGGTGGTGGAGATGGGGAGGCTCTTGAAGAGCTTCGGCGAAGGTGGCCGGCTGTGGCTCGTCGGGACCGCGTCGTGCGCCACCTACCTCCGGTGTCAGGTCTACCACCCGACGATGGAGAACGACTGGGACCTTCAGGCTGTGCCGATCGCCCCGAGGTCGCCCCTCCCCTGTATGTTCCCAAG GCCTGGGGGCAATGGAATCCTTAGCAGCTCTGTCGAGACTCTAGCCCCGATGAAAGGTTTCGCGGCGGCCATACCTCCAAGACGGCCACCTGAAAGCACCGACCCTTCCCGAAGGACAATCCTCTGCCAACAGTGCATGGAGAGTTATGAGCGTGAATTAGCCAAGCTTGTTGCAAAGGAGTTTGAGAAATCATCTTCGAAACCGGATGCTCATCAGACATTGCCTCAGTGGCTCCAGCTTGCGAAGCTGAGCAATGGAGGCAGTGCTAGATACACAACCGATCATGTTCAG CCCCAGGAGCAAGATTCCATGTGGAAGCAGAGCACAGGAGAGCTGCTGAAGAAGTGGCGCGACACATGCTCCCTCCATTCCAACTTCCAGCCGCCGGTGCTTCTCGGCTCCGAAAGGCCTCCGGCTCCAGCCCTTTCAATGCCCGTCTTGAGCAATTCCAGTATGCTTACTCCTCGCCCACCATCTGAGCCCAAATCAACACTTTCTGGGAGCCTTCCCCGCCTTCAAATGAACAGCAACCAGAGCAACATCACACGGACCGCATCGCCAGCGCAGTCTATGAGCCCTCCAGCAAGCCCAGTGAAGACCGATCTTGTTCTTGGGCAGTCCAAGGATAATTCCTTGGAAAAGACCCATAAAGAGCTTGCCAAGGACTTGACTGGGTGCGCGCAAGATGGATTCTCGGATCAACAGAAAGCCAAAATCGCTGGCATCTCCGATGTGGACTCCTTCAAGAGGCTCTTCAAGGGACTCATCGACAAGGTCAGTTGGCAGCCAGAGGCAGCCTCCACCGTGGCCACAGCCGTGATGCAGTGCAAGTCCGGCAATGGGAAGCGGCGGAGCTTCGGGCCAAAGGGTGACACCTGGCTTCTTTTCATCGGCCCTGATAAGGCCGGAAAGAGGAAGATGGCGACCGCCGTCTCCGAGCTGGTGTTTGGCACCAGCCCGGTGACGGTTAATTTTGGAGGCATCATCCCACGGTCGGACGGCGATGACGGTGAGACGACTACTAATTCCCGAGGGAGGACCTCTCTGGACCGGGTGGTGGAGGCCATCCGCGGGAACCCGTTTTCCGTCGTTGTGCTCGAGGACATCGATCGAGCCGACGGCCTCGTCCATGGGAGCATCAAGCGTGCCATGGAAAGAGGCCGgctgccggactcctacggccgGGAGGTCAGCTTGGGGAACGTCATATTTATCCTGACTGCTAATTGGTTGCCGGAGGAGCTCTCCCTTGTACGGAATGAGAAAAGAGAATTGGATCCAGGCAATGGTGGGTGCCAACTGGAGCTCTCAATCGGGGACAGTCCCCGTAAGCGTCGACCGGATTGGCTTTCCGACGACGATCGAAATGTTAAGCCAAGAAAGGAGTCGTCGGGTGGCACAGGGCTATCTCTCGACTTAAATTTGGCAGCGGGGGCGGACAACGACGTTGGGGAAGGCTCGAGGAACTCCAGTGACCTCACCGTTGAGCGTGAGATCGAGAAGAGGCGGCTCGCGGTCAGGTGTTCGACGTCATCGTCGGCAGCCTCGGAGCTAATGGAGTTAGTGGACGATGCGGTCGTGTTCAAGCCTGTGGAATCCGGAAAC CTGCGGAGGAAGGTCATCGAGTCCATATCACCGAAATTCGCTGCAGTCGTGGGCGGTGGGCGGTCAATACTGATTGACGACGACGCAGACTCGATCGGATAG